The DNA sequence GAGCTTGTTGCTAGATGGATAATAGATAAAGCACAAGTTAAAAAGCCTATAAAGCGTTTATGGATATCATCAAGTACAGATAAGGCTATAAAAGAAGGGTTTAATAAATTAAAGGATGGAAAAGAGTATGAAAATTTATATAGTTCAGCACTTGCAAGAGCTGAAGCTGATTGGCTAGTAGGCATAAATGCCACGCGTGCACTTACTACAAAATACAATGCTCAACTTTCTTGTGGTAGAGTTCAAACACCTGCTGTGAATATGATTTATAAAAGAGAACTAGAAATTCAAAACTTTAAACCAAAAGAGTTTTATGGTATAGAATTACAAGCTCCTATGTTTAAATTAGCTTGGGTAGATAGTAAAACTAATAGTCAAAATAGTTTTGATAAAGAAAAAATAGAAAAAATATTAGCTAGAGTAGAAAATAAAAATGCACATATAGTAGACGTCAATAAATCTTATAAGAAAAAATATTCACCAGGATTGTATGACTTAACAGAACTTCAAAGAGATGCAAATAAAATATTTAATTTTTCAGCAAAAGAAACTTTATCAATAATGCAAAAGTTATATGAACATCATAAGGTTCTTACTTATCCTAGAACAGATTCTAAGTATATAAGTACTGATATAGTAGATACATTAAAAGATAGGGTAAAAGCTTGTAATGTAAGTGATTATACTAGGGTTTGTACAAAAATATTAAAAGGAAATATAAAGGGAAATAAATCTTTTGTTGACAACTCAAAAGTTACTGATCATCATGCTATAATACCTACTGAAGAAAGAGTGTTTTTAGGAGATTTAAGTGATAAAGAAAGAAAAATATATGATTTAGTTGTTAAAAGGTTTTTAAGTGTTCTAAGTGAACCTTTTGAATATGAGCAAACATCTATTAAAGCAATTATAGAAGATGAAGTATTTATTGCCAAAGGCAAAAAAATTATAAAGCTTGGCTGGAAAGAAAATTATACTAATTTTGATGAAGATGATGATAAAGAACAAAAACTTCCTAATTTAAATAAAGGTGATATATTAAAGATAAGTAGGGCTATTATGACAAGTGGAAAAACTCAGCCTCCAAAACCTTTAAATGAAGCAACATTACTTGCTCAAATGGAAAAGGATGGATTAGGAACTGTTGCAACTCGTGCAGATATAATTGAGAAGATATTCAATTCTTTTTTAGTTGAAAAAAGAGGTAAGGATATATTTATAACTTCTAAAGGAAGACAGCTATTAGATTTAGTTCCTAGTGAGTTAAAATCACCAGAACTTACTGCTTCTTGGGAAAGAAAACTTAATGATATATCAAATGGAAAGCTGAAAAAAGATGTATTTGTAAATGAGATGAAAAATTATACAAAAGATATTGTAAAAGATATTAAAGGCAGTGATGCTACATTTAAACATGATAACTTAACTAAAAATAAGTGTCCAGAGTGTGGTAAGTATATGCTAGAAGTGAATGGTAAAAGGGGAAAAATGTTAGTTTGCCAAGATAGAGATTGTAATACTAGAAAGACAATTTCACAAACCACTAATGCTAGATGTCCAGTTTGCCATAAGAGATTAGAACTTCGTGGCGAAGGAGAAGGAAAGACGTTTGTTTGTAGTTGTGGGCATCGTGAGAAGCTAAGTAGCTTTAATAAAAGAAAGAAAGAGGAAAGTAATAAGGCCTCTAAAAGAGATATAAATAAATATTTAAAAACCCAAAATAAAAAAGAAGAAACTTTTAATAATCCTTTTGCTGAAGCTTTAGCGAAATTGAAAAAGTAAGATATTGAAAAAGAGAGATGAGTATATATTTAAATTATATTATTAATTAACATATATACTTATCTCTTTAATTTTATAAAACTATTTTTTAATTTTTAGTTATATAGTTTTTTCTAAGTAATGCATATAGTATAGCTATTACTCCTATACCTATTATCAGATTATTGACTGATAAGTTTAAAATTCCACCTATTAAGAAAACTACACCCATTAATACAATAGTCAAGGCTTCAAAGTGGATGGTTTTTTTTCTGTCTATTTTACCAAGCCTTTTTGATAATCTTTCAAAGTACTCTTCTTTAAAGACATAATTACTAAATTTTACTTGAATAAATCCAAATATAAATGCTGCTATACCAAAGAACACATATAAAAAGTTTATATTATTCATAGTTGTCACTCCTTTTTTATGTTTTATATTATAATATTTATATTAATGTATTGGCTAAAATTATAATTTAATATCAGATGGATTTAAAATATATAAAGTATTTATATTTTATCCTATTTATCTAATATTAAAAAATAAATGCCACAGATAATTATATCTGTGGTTTTTATTAATACCAATGGGAAAGCAAGAAGTTTGCTATACTTTCATATGGTATTTTTTCATTTTTTAATAGTCCTTGGATAACTAATCCATCAACTATTGATACTAGTAAAAATGATAGGGCTTCGGCATCTTGAGTACCAGTTTTTATAATTTCGCATTTTAAAGTATTGCGCCACTCTATATATTTAAGTTTAATTTGTTCTTTTAATTTATCATTTCCTGTGATTGCTTCACAAAGTATATACATATGGATACGTCCACGATTTTCTATTGTAGAAATTTTATCTAATATAAGATTAATCATTTGATCTTTTGAATTTTCAGAATCAATACCCTGGACACAGTTTAAAACGGAGCTAGTTATAACTTCTAGATGCATGTTAGCTATATCTGAAATTAAATCGTCTTTTGAAGAATAGTGATAGTATAAAGTACCTTTGCTTATATCCACAGCCTTTGCAATATCTGCTAGACTGGTATTTTTTATTCCATTTTTAGTAATTAACTCAGTTGCAGCTAATAAGATATTTTCTTTCATATTATTTGGTTTCATAGAATCAACCTTTCATAAAAAAACTTGCTATTTTTGATAAAACAATTATAAACGTATAAGAAAATGTTGTCAACAAAGGTAGTATTAAAATTGAATAATTTACAGAATTTTTAGTTATTGACTTTTTACAAAAGTGAAGGTACAATTAAAATAAATATCGGTCGACTGACTGACTGATAAATTTGATTTGATAATTAATCATGAGATAAAAATAAAATAGATATTATGTTTATACAAAGAGAGGGAGTATATGAGTAAAATAAAAATAATAACAGACAGTTCATGTGACTTAAATAAAGATATAATTGAAAAATATAATATAGGTGTAGTAGGCCTTAATGTATCTTTTGGATATGAAACATATACTGATGGAGAAATGGATAATGATACATTTTATGAAAGAATGGAAATAGAAAAAGAGCTTCCAAAGACATCTTGTCCTTCTCCTGAAAAATTCGTAAATACTTATAACTGTGAAGAAGATGAAGTTTTAGTAATTACTATAACTTCTAAATTATCTGCTACATACTCAACAGCTACACTTGCAA is a window from the Paraclostridium sordellii genome containing:
- a CDS encoding DNA topoisomerase III; translation: MGKTLVLAEKPSVGRDLARVLNCKQEKNGYIEGSNYIVTWALGHLVTLAETEIYSNKYKNWDINDLPILPKYLKTIVIKKTSKQFNTVKAQLNRNDVEQIVIATDAGREGELVARWIIDKAQVKKPIKRLWISSSTDKAIKEGFNKLKDGKEYENLYSSALARAEADWLVGINATRALTTKYNAQLSCGRVQTPAVNMIYKRELEIQNFKPKEFYGIELQAPMFKLAWVDSKTNSQNSFDKEKIEKILARVENKNAHIVDVNKSYKKKYSPGLYDLTELQRDANKIFNFSAKETLSIMQKLYEHHKVLTYPRTDSKYISTDIVDTLKDRVKACNVSDYTRVCTKILKGNIKGNKSFVDNSKVTDHHAIIPTEERVFLGDLSDKERKIYDLVVKRFLSVLSEPFEYEQTSIKAIIEDEVFIAKGKKIIKLGWKENYTNFDEDDDKEQKLPNLNKGDILKISRAIMTSGKTQPPKPLNEATLLAQMEKDGLGTVATRADIIEKIFNSFLVEKRGKDIFITSKGRQLLDLVPSELKSPELTASWERKLNDISNGKLKKDVFVNEMKNYTKDIVKDIKGSDATFKHDNLTKNKCPECGKYMLEVNGKRGKMLVCQDRDCNTRKTISQTTNARCPVCHKRLELRGEGEGKTFVCSCGHREKLSSFNKRKKEESNKASKRDINKYLKTQNKKEETFNNPFAEALAKLKK
- a CDS encoding TetR/AcrR family transcriptional regulator, coding for MKPNNMKENILLAATELITKNGIKNTSLADIAKAVDISKGTLYYHYSSKDDLISDIANMHLEVITSSVLNCVQGIDSENSKDQMINLILDKISTIENRGRIHMYILCEAITGNDKLKEQIKLKYIEWRNTLKCEIIKTGTQDAEALSFLLVSIVDGLVIQGLLKNEKIPYESIANFLLSHWY